In one Arachis duranensis cultivar V14167 chromosome 9, aradu.V14167.gnm2.J7QH, whole genome shotgun sequence genomic region, the following are encoded:
- the LOC107467692 gene encoding probable protein phosphatase 2C 33 — translation MGSCVSITVEAGPCAPISESNGNENGRGNGNEKRRQRRRRTQLQRQPQPHSSSVHRGCSSSSAAFDYRVDEDSLHRIPGRIFLNGSTRIASLYCKQGRKGQNQDAMLLWENVCSKEDTVFCGVFDGHGPHGHRVAKKVRDSFPLILMAEWDLHLHNNKDGLCSSSAAVEKPNLESHDTNALEAVRESYVKACKLMDKEINMQNNFDCYCSGTTAVTVVKQGQHLVIGNVGDSRAVLCTRDHDDSLVPVQLTTDFKPSLPREAERIKLSKGRVFGLPNEPEVARVWLPNIDSPGLAMSRAFGDFCLKDFGLISLPDVSYHHISDKDEFVVLATDGIWDVLSNREVLGIVGSVPRSCAARIVVDSAVHAWRTKFPAAKIDDCSVVCLFFDSDSDQGKSPSSAEDMMMMMDEQSEVGTVLSATNTIVGPMQPLRSRTNTTSK, via the exons ATGGGATCATGCGTGTCAATAACGGTGGAAGCAGGGCCTTGTGCTCCGATCTCTGAATCAAATGGGAATGAGAATGGCAGAGGAAATGGGAATGAGAAGCGGCgacagaggaggaggaggacacaATTACAGCGACAACCACAACCGCATTCAAGCTCAGTTCACCGCGGTTGTTCTTCCTCGTCCGCCGCCTTCGATTACAGGGTGGATGAAGATAGCTTGCATAGAATTCCCGGAAGGATCTTTCTTAATGGATCCACCCGCATTGCTTCCCTGTATTGTAAGCAAGGTAGAAAAGGCCAGAACCAAGATGCTATGCTTCTTTGGGAG AACGTTTGCTCAAAAGAGGACACTGTTTTTTGTGGTGTGTTTGATGGGCATGGACCTCATGGGCATAGGGTTGCAAAGAAAGTGAGGGATTCCTTCCCTCTAATACTTATGGCTGAATGGGATTTGCATCTTCATAACAATAAAGATGGACTCTGCAGCAGTTCTGCAGCTGTAGAGAAACCCAACCTAGAGAGCCATGACACAAATGCTTTGGAGGCAGTTAGAGAATCTTATGTGAAGGCTTGTAAGCTTATGGACAAAGAAATCAACATGCAGAATAATTTTGACTGCTATTGCAGTGGGACTACAGCAGTTACCGTGGTTAAGCAG GGACAGCACCTTGTAATTGGGAATGTCGGGGACTCGAGAGCTGTGTTGTGTACCCGAGATCATGACGATTCTCTTGTTCCTGTTCAGTTAACAACTGACTTTAAGCCAAGTCTTCCAA GGGAAGCAGAGAGGATAAAGCTTTCTAAGGGAAGGGTGTTTGGCCTTCCGAATGAACCAGAGGTAGCTCGAGTATGGCTGCCTAACATCGATTCACCAGGGCTTGCTATGTCGCGAGCTTTCGGAGATTTTTGCCTCAAGGACTTTGGCCTCATCTCTCTTCCTGATGTCTCCTATCATCACATTTCTGACAAGGATGAATTTGTGGTATTAGCTACTGATGGG ATTTGGGATGTGTTATCAAACAGAGAAGTACTGGGCATTGTGGGCAGCGTGCCACGATCATGTGCAGCTCGAATCGTCGTGGACTCGGCTGTTCATGCATGGAGGACTAAGTTCCCCGCTGCCAAGATTGATGATTGTTCTGTCGTGTGCCTCTTCTTTGATTCAGATTCAGATCAGGGTAAGTCACCATCCTCTGCAGAAgacatgatgatgatgatggatgaGCAATCTGAGGTTGGAACTGTTTTATCTGCCACTAACACTATAGTTGGCCCAATGCAACCATTGAGATCAAGAACCAACACCACCTCTAAGTAA
- the LOC107467656 gene encoding phosphoglucan, water dikinase, chloroplastic: MDCVRGLQCHSSTSPFRFTHPSSSSSSPSSSFFFLPPPLTRRLRFRSTHTLPLLTLSALSSTQTREEHTTKKKKAKAKDKVQLHVQLDHQVEFGDHVAILGSTKELGSWKNNVPMNWTENGWVCDLSLDLKAGQEDENALQFKFVIVKNDNTLVWEDGDNRVLKLPTKPGNFATLATWNATDENMELMPLELDEDHGGGDDDASAAEDEGNGASPVLEADSETSPFVGQWQGKSISFMRSNEHESHETQRKWDTSGLQGLALRLVEGDQSARNWWRKLDIVRDIIDGSLQGGDSLDALIYSAIYLKWINTGQIPCFEDGGHHRPNRHAEISRLIFRELERHTSRKDISPPEVLVIRKIHPCLPSFKAEFTASVPLTRIRDIAHRNDIPHDLKLQIKHTIQNKLHRNAGPEDLVATEAMLAKITKNPGEYSQAFVEQFKIFHQELKDFFNAGSLAEQLESIRESMDEHAISALNSFLECKKDLDAASESTSDSEEKGIKLLFKTMESLNALREIIVKGLESGLRNDAPDSAIAMRQKWRLCEIGLEDYSFVLLSRYLNVLEVLGGARWLAANVQSKSVASWNDPLGALTIGVHQLKLSNWKPEECGAIENELSAWSKQGLSDLEGNEDGKTIWTLRLKATLDRTKRLTDEYTEELLKIFPQKVEMLGKALGIPENNVRTYTEAEIRAGVIFQVSKLCTLLLKAVRSSLGSQGWDVLVPGAVSGTLVQVERIVPGSLPSPTEGPIILLVNKADGDEEVTAAGKNIVGVILQQELPHLSHLGVRARQEKVVFVTCEDEEEVANIKSLVGSPVRLEASPTGVNLKLSSLVDSDDKYSVKTSDDSFSGVDISSFSAGRISNYIQGASSGGVILLPDAETETSGAKAAACGRLSSLSSVSDKVYSDQGVPASFRVPAGAVLPFGSMELELENSNCTETFRSLLEKIETAKLEGGELDELCHQLQQLISSLKPSKDVIESIERMFPSNARLIVRSSANVEDLAGMSAAGLYESIPNVSPSNPTVFGSAVSQVWASLYTRRAVLSRRAAGVPQKEASMAVLVQEMLSPDLSFVLHTVSPTEQDNNVVAAEIASGLGETLASGTRGTPWRISTGKFNGQVQTLAFANFSEELLVRGAGPADGEVIRLTVDYSKKPLTVDPVFRRQLGQRLCSVGFFLERKFGCPQDVEGCLVGKDIFIVQTRPQPQ, translated from the exons ATGGATTGTGTGCGTGGCTTGCAGTGCCACTCTTCTACTTCTCCCTTCAGATTCACACATccatcttcctcttcctcttccccttcctcctccttcttcttccttcctccGCCTCTCACTCGCCGTCTCCGATTCCGTTCCACCCACACTCTTCCCCTTCTCACTCTCTCCGCTCTCTCCTCTACTCAAACTAGGGAAGAGCACacgacgaagaagaagaaggcaaaGGCTAAGGACAAAGTCCAGCTTCACGTTCAGTTAGATCACCAAGTTGAATTCGGCGATCACGTCGCGATTCTAGGATCAACCAAAGAGCTTGGATCTTGGAAGAACAATGTTCCCATGAACTGGACAGAAAATGGATGGGTCTGCGACCTCAGCCTCGACCTCAAAGCGGGTCAAGAAGACGAAAACGCCCTCCAGTTTAAGTTCGTTATTGTGAAGAACGACAACACTCTTGTTTGGGAAGATGGAGATAACAGAGTGTTGAAACTCCCCACCAAGCCAGGCAATTTTGCCACCCTTGCCACATGGAACGCTACCGATGAGAATATGGAGCTCATGCCTTTGGAATTGGACGAAGACCATGGCGGCGGCGATGATGATGCGTCCGCCGCTGAGGATGAGGGTAATGGAGCTTCTCCTGTCTTGGAAGCGGATTCCGAGACCAGTCCTTTTGTGGGACAGTGGCAGGGTAAATCCATTTCTTTTATGCGATCCAACGAGCATGAATCCCATGAAACTCAACGGAAATGGGACACTTCTGGTCTTCAAGGCTTGGCTCTCCGATTGGTTGAAGGTGATCAAAGTGCCAGGAACTGGTGGAGAAAG CTTGATATCGTTCGCGATATTATAGATGGAAGTCTGCAGGGAGGAGATTCACTGGATGCTCTCATATACTCTGCCATCTATCTCAAG TGGATAAACACAGGGCAGATTCCTTGTTTTGAAGATGGAGGTCACCATCGCCCAAATAGGCATGCTGAGATTTCAAGGCTTATATTTCGTGAATTAGAGCGGCATACAAGCCGGAAGGATATATCACCACCG GAAGTTCTTGTCATCCGTAAGATTCATCCATGTTTGCCATCTTTCAAGGCTGAATTCACTGCATCTGTTCCTCTGACTCGAATTAGAGATATTGCTCACCGGAATGACATCCCACATGACCTCAAG TTACAAATTAAGCACACTATACAAAACAAGCTTCACCGAAATGCTGGTCCTGAAGATTTGGTTGCAACAGAAGCTATGCTTGCTAAAATCACAAAGAACCCAGGAGAATATAGTCAAGCATTTGTGGAGCAATTCAAGATCTTTCATCAAGAACTCAAAGACTTCTTTAATGCTGGCAG TCTTGCTGAACAGCTAGAATCAATTCGTGAATCTATGGATGAGCATGCCATTTCAGCACTTAACTCGTTCTTGGAGTGCAAAAAG GATTTGGATGCTGCATCAGAATCAACTTCTGATtcagaagaaaaaggaattaaACTTCTATTTAAAACCATGGAATCTTTGAATGCTTTGAGAGAAATTATTGTAAAGGGTCTCGAAAGTGGTCTCAGGAATGATGCTCCAGATTCAGCAATAGCTATGCGGCAAAAG TGGCGCTTATGTGAGATTGGCCTTGAGGATTACTCGTTTGTTCTTTTGAGCAG ATATCTCAATGTGCTTGAAGTTCTGGGGGGTGCTCGTTGGCTGGCTGCAAATGTGCAGTCAAAAAGTGTAGCTTCATGGAATGATCCTCTTGGAGCCCTTACTATTGGAGTCCACCAGCTGAAATTGTCTAATTGGAAACCAGAAGAATGTGGTGCTATCGAAAATGAGCTCAGTGCCTGGAGTAAACAAGGCCTTTCTGATTTGGAAG GGAATGAAGATGGCAAGACTATTTGGACATTGAGACTGAAAGCTACTCTTGATAGAACAAAAAGGCTAACTGATGAATATACTGAAGAACTTCTTAAGATATTCCCCCAAAAAGTCGAG ATGCTAGGAAAAGCTCTAGGAATTCCTGAAAACAATGTCCGAACATATACAGAAGCTGAAATTCGTGCTGG TGTGATATTTCAGGTTTCGAAATTATGCACTCTTCTTCTAAAAGCTGTTAGAAGTAGTCTTGGTTCTCAAGGTTGGGATGTTCTTGTTCCAGGAGCTGTTTCAGGAACATTGGTTCAG GTTGAAAGGATTGTTCCGGGATCACTACCATCACCAACAGAAGGACCTATTATCCTTCTTGTTAACAAAGCTGATGGTGATGAAGAG GTTACTGCTGCTGGGAAGAACATAGTGGGAGTCATACTTCAGCAAGAGCTACCTCACTTATCTCATCTTGGTGTTAGGGCGCGGCAG GAAAAGGTTGTATTTGTCACTtgtgaagatgaagaagaagttgCTAATATAAAAAGTCTTGTCGGGTCACCTGTGAG GCTGGAAGCATCTCCCACGGGTGTGAATCTGAAGCTGTCCTCTTTAGTTGATTCTGATGACAAATATTCAGTTAAAACTTCTGATGACAGTTTCTCTGGAGTTGACATTTCATCTTTCTCTGCTGGTAGAATCTCCAATTATATTCAG GGTGCTTCTTCTGGAGGAGTTATCTTGCTTCCTGATGCAGAAACAGAGACTTCTGGTGCAAAGGCAGCTGCATGTGGTCGTTTGTCTTCATTGTCCTCTGTTTCTGATAAAG TTTACAGTGATCAGGGAGTGCCGGCTTCTTTTCGAGTTCCTGCTGGGGCAGTTTTACCATTTGGATCCATGGAATTGGAGCTAGAGAATAGTAACTGCACTGAAACATTTAGGTCGTTGTTGGAAAAGATAGAAACTGCAAAACTAGAGGGTGGTGAGCTTGATGAGCTATGCCATCAATTGCAGCAATTGATTTCTTCCTTGAAGCCAtcaaaagatgtgattgaaagCATTGAGAGAATGTTTCCAAGCAATGCACGATTGATTGTTCGTTCCAGCGCCAACGTTGAAGACTTGGCTGGAATGTCAGCTGCTGGACTCTACGAATCAATACCCAATGTTAGTCCTTCCAATCCAACAGTTTTTGGATCTGCAGTTAGCCAAGTGTGGGCTTCGCTATACACACGGCGAGCAGTTTTGAGTCGCCGTGCTGCTGGTGTGCCGCAGAAGGAAGCTTCCATGGCAGTTTTAGTCCAAGAAATGCTTTCGCCAGATCTATCATTTGTACTACACACTGTCAGCCCAACAGAGCAGGATAATAATGTTGTGGCGGCCGAGATTGCTTCTGGCCTTGGTGAAACTCTGGCTTCTGGTACCAGGGGTACTCCATGGCGTATATCAACAGGTAAATTCAACGGTCAAGTGCAAACGCTGGCTTTTGCAAACTTTAGTGAGGAATTGCTGGTACGTGGAGCAGGACCTGCGGATGGAGAGGTTATCCGTTTGACTGTGGATTACAGCAAGAAACCGCTGACTGTTGATCCAGTTTTCCGTAGACAACTCGGTCAACGCCTTTGTTCGGTGGGGTTTTTCCTTGAGAGGAAATTTGGTTGCCCACAGGATGTGGAGGGATGTCTTGTTGGAAAAGACATCTTCATTGTACAGACAAGGCCTCAGCCGCAGTAG
- the LOC107467657 gene encoding UPF0235 protein At5g63440, which yields MPKRTTHTYSSEDAAPEGPHSDLFVYYCKHCGSHVLITDTQLQKMPKRKTDKAYVLDKNKHLARFNIHEAGKVILKRGEGKLEKQFRMNCIGCGLFVCYRAEQDLELSSFVYVVDGALSTVAAETNPQDAPVPPCISQLEGGLVQVAIEVEDRAQRSAITRVNADDVRVTVAAPAARGEANNELLEFMGKVLGLRLSQMTLQRGWNNKSKLLVVEDLTARQVYEKLLEAVQP from the exons atgcCGAAGAGGACAACACATACATACTCAAGTGAAGATGCAGCGCCGGAGGGTCCTCACTCCGATCTCTTTGTTTATTACTGCAAGCACTGTGGTTCTCACGTCCTCATAACTG ATACTCAGTTACAGAAAATGCCCAAAAGGAAGACCGATAAAGCCTACGTTTTAGACAAGAACAAACATCTTGCTAGATTCAACATTCATGAAGCCGGAAAAGTTATCTTGAAACG AGGCGAAGGCAAACTCGAGAAACAATTCCGCATGAATTGTATTGGTTGTGGTCTCTTTGTTTGTTACCGTGCAGAACAAGATTTAGAACTTTCATCTTTTGTGTATGTTGTTGATGGAGCACTCAGTACTGTAGCTGCTGAAACCAACCCACAG gatGCACCAGTTCCACCGTGTATCTCCCAGCTTGAAGGAGGACTTGTTCAGGTTGCGATAGAAGTGGAAGATCGAGCACAAAGATCTGCAATCACAA GAGTGAATGCGGATGATGTTCGAGTCACTGTAGCTGCTCCTGCTGCCCGTGGAGAAGCAAACAACGAACTATTGGAATTTATGGGAAAA GTTTTGGGTTTGAGATTGAGTCAGATGACTCTTCAGAGAGGATGGAATAACAAGTCAAAGCTACTTGTG GTGGAGGATTTGACTGCTAGACAAGTTTATGAGAAACTTTTGGAGGCTGTGCAACCTTga